Below is a genomic region from Caldicoprobacter guelmensis.
AGAAGGTGTGTGAAATGGGGTTAAAGGTGCTTGGGTTTAGAGGAGGAGTGCATCCCTTCCATAGAAAGGAAAGCACGCAGGACAAAGCAGTTGAAAGGATGCAAGCGCCAAGGCTGGTGTATATACCATTGCAGCAGCATATAGGTGCTCCCTGTGAACCGCTGGTAAAGCCAGGTGACCGTGTTAAACTGGGACAGAAGATTGGACAGCCAAAAGGATTTGTAGGCGCACCGATTCATGCCAGCGTTTCGGGAGTTGTAAAGGATATAAAGCAGATGCCTCATCCTACTATGGGACAGGGGATTGCCATAGTTCTCGAAAATGATGGGAAGGATGAATTGGACGAGTCAATTGTTCCAAGGGATATAGAGGCGTTGGACGTCGATGAGCTTAAAGGCTTAATCTTTGAGGCCGGTATTGTGGGTATGGGCGGTGCTGCCTTCCCGACTCACGTCAAGCTTTCGCCGCCTAAGGACAAGAAGATAGATGTTGTGATTTTAAACGGTGCTGAATGCGAACCTTATTTGACGGCTGACCACCGTTTGATGTTGGAAAATCCGCAGGATGTGGTGGATGGGCTGAAGGCCATCATGAAAGTGCTTGGAGTCGAAAGAGGGTATATCGCCATAGAGGATAACAAACCAGATGCTATACGCACTATTGCAGAAGCTACCGCATCGATGCCAGGTGTTGAAGTGGTACGGCTTAGGACCAAATATCCTCAAGGCGCCGAGAAACAGCTCATATATGCTGTCACCGGCAGACAGGTTCCATCTGGAGGACTGCCCATGGACGTGGGGGTTGTGGTCAATAATGTTGGGACAGCGGCTGCCATTGCCCGTGCAATAAAGACAGGTATACCGCTTATCGAGCGCATTGTAACGGTGACGGGTGGCGGAGTGGCCCAGCCCAAGAACCTTTCGGTGCGTATAGGCACGCTATTTAAGGATGTGATTGATGCCTGTGGCGGCCTGGTGGGTCAGCCGGCTAAGGTGGTATCGGGAGGGCCTATGATGGGGATTGCGCAGTACACCTTGGAGGTGCCGGTTATCAAAGGTACATCGGGTATCCTGGTACTCACTAAGCAGGAGGCCGAAACGCCTGATCCGGGTCCCTGCATACGATGCGGTAAATGTGTAGATGCCTGTCCTATGCGGCTTATGCCTCTATTTATCAGCGTTTATTCTCTCAAAGGGGATTATGATAATAGCGAAAAACTACATGCCATGGATTGTATAGAGTGTGGTTGCTGTTCGTATATATGCCCCGCCAAACGCCCGCTTGTGCAATCCATTCGCACGGCAAAGCGCGTGATTACCGAAAGGAAAAGGCGCGCAGCCGGTGCTAAATGACCGACGTGTACGCATGCTCCGATTGCATAGTTGCTGTTGTTATGCCATTGAGGCAACCGGGCAGTTGATTTGTGTTGGATTGATGAGCAGGGCTGTCTCCGATATCGCCTGTTGGGGTGGGAGCAGCTTGTAAGGCGGATTACAAATGCATCAACCTTCTAATTTGGGATTGTGTCCTTGGGATTTAGATGAACAGGGGGTGTTGCGATGGATTCTTTGATAGTTTCTTCTTCTCCCCATGTGTATTCAAAGGATACCACGGTTCGCATCATGCGGGACGTGGTGCTGGCGCTTTTACCGGCGGCAGCCGTTGCTGTGTACTTCTTTGGAGTAAGAGCAGCTCTAATAATGGCTATATCCGTTTTATCGGCTGTGATAACCGAAGCGGTTGTACAAAAGCTCATGAAAAAGCCGATTACCGTCAATGATTGGAGTGCTGCGGTGACGGGGCTTATGCTGGCTTTTAACCTGCCGCCCACCGTGCCCTTGTGGTTACCCGTGGTGGGTTCGATTGTTGCCATTGCCCTGGTTAAGCAGGCCTTTGGTGGATTAGGGCACAACTTCATGAACCCGGCCTTGGCTGCCAGGGCTATATTGCTGGCAGCGTGGCCGGTGTACATGACTACCTGGGCCGAACCCATTCATGGGATTGTGAACTCGGCGGCAGATGCCGTCAGCTCGGCCACGCCGCTTGCCATACTTAAGGGGCTTGAGGGAACCGAGGCGCAGCTTCCTCCTCTGTGGGCCATTATTCTGGGCAGTACCAAGGGTTGTCTTGGCGAGACGTCAGACCTGGCGCTTCTGCTGGGTGCTGCTTATCTGCTGTGGAGAAGGGTAATAAACTGGAGAATCCCGTTTAGCTTCATAGGCACTGTGGCACTGCTTACCTGGGTTTTGGGGCCACGGGGTCTTTTTACGGGAAATGCGATATATCATATATTTTCAGGTGGGCTTATCCTGGGCGCATTCTTTATGGCCACAGATTATTCGTCTTCACCGGTAACGCCTAAAGGGCAGATAATAATGGGTATTGGTTGCGGAGTAATCACGACCATTATTCGGCTGTACGGTGGTTATCCCGAAGGGGTCACCTATTCAATACTGCTGATGAACGTGGCCACTCCATTGATCGACAGGTTTACCATGCCACGCATCTATGGAGAGGTGAGAGCTGATGTCTGAGGGGGTGAAGATGTCCATCAAGCTGTTTATAATAACTGCTGTGGCGGCTCTTGCACTGAGCGTCACTTATGCCGTTACCGAGGAGCCCATAAGGCTGCAGAACGAACAGGCCAGTATGGAGGCTAGAAAGGCCGTACTGCCCGATGCCCAGGAGTTCCTTCCCGTCGACATATCGGAGTATAAAGATGAGTATCCCGATGTTATTGAGGTGTACCAGGGTAAATCAGGAGATGACGTAGTAGGTTATATCTTTAGGGTGGTATCCAAAGGTTACGGTGGCAATGTGGAACTATTTGTGGGTATAGACGGTAAGGAAAACAGGATCGAAAGCGTAAGCATCATCAGCCATAAAGAAACCCCAGGGCTGGGAGCCAAAGCGACTGAGTCAGATTTTTTGAGCCAGTATACCGGTAAATCGGCTGATAGTTCACTGGTGGTGGTTAGGGGAAGAGCCACGCAGGACACGCAAGTGGAAGCTATAACCGGTGCTACCATAACTTCTAAAGCCGTAACTCAAGGCGTAAACTCTGCTCTGGAGTTCTACGGCCGGGTATTAAAGGACGGAGGTGCTGAGCGATGAAGGCCTTGAAGGTGTTTTTCAATGGGGTACTCAATGAAAACCCCACTTTCAGAATGGTTTTGGGGATGTGTCCTACTCTTGCTTTGACTACTGCAGCCATAAACGGCATAGGCATGGGGCTGGCCACCACCTTTGTTCTGGTGGGTTCAAACCTGGTTATATCGCTACTTAAAAGCTTTATATCGCAAAAGATAAGGATTCCGGCTTTTGTGGTGGTCATCGCCACCTTTGTGACGGTGGTCAGCATGGTAATGCAGGCCTTTCTCCCTGAGCTCAACAAAAGCCTGGGTATATATATTCCGCTCATCGTTGTAAACTGCATTATTTTGGCAAGGGCAGAGGCCTTTGCATCCAAGAATTCGGTGCTTCTGTCGATAATGGACGGATTGGGCATAGGCATAGGTTTTACGCTGGCGCTGCTTTTGTTGGGTTCAATACGTGAGATAGTGGGTGCCGGCACCTGGTTTGGTGTGCCCCTTTTTTCAGACAGCTTCAGCCCGGCTGTCATCATGATCCTGCCTCCGGGAGGGTTTATAACCCTGGGGTTGGTGTTGGGGCTGCTCAACAAGTTGACTGGCAGGGCTGAATAAATCCTTGGTATACCACTTTTAATAAAACTTCAGTGAGCTTAGATTGGCTGTAGAGGGAGCGAAACTCCTATGACCAGCCAATTACACGATAGATAGACCGGGTAACGAAGGCGTGTTGCAGATTCTATTGCAGATGCGTTTGGTTACCACCACGGTTAATGGGTTCAGTTTTAAAAGCAATGTGTAGGGGGAAAGGGTATGGAATACGTGGGTAGAATATTCGTCATATTGATAAGCTCGATACTAATAAATAATTTTGTTATGTCGAGGTTTTTGGGCATCTGCCCCTTTCTTGGGGTATCAAAGCGGGTTGAAACGGCGATAGGCATGGGTGCTGCCGTCACTTTCGTGATGGCCATGACATCTCTGATTACCTATATCGTTCAGTATGCCATACTTGAACCTTTGGGCCTTAAGTATTTGCAGACAATCATATTTATTCTGGTAATAGCTTCGCTAGTGCAATTTGTTGAAATGGTTGTCCAGAAGGCCAGTCCGACGCTGTACCAGGCGTTGGGTGTATATCTACCGCTTATCACCACCAACTGTGCCGTCTTGGGAGTGGCAATCATAAACATAGATGAGAAGTATGATTTGATTCAGGCGCTGTTCAATGGGGTGGGTGCTGCCCTTGGATTTACCCTGGCTATAGTGCTTTTTGCTGGAATACGTGAAAGGTTGGAATTATCCGATATCCCCAAGCCACTCAAAGGTTTTCCCATTGCTCTCATTACAGCAGGCTTGATGTCGGTGGCCTTTCTAGGGTTCCAAGGGCTTATAAAATAAAGGGGGATTGTTGTATATGGAGAAGATTCTACTGTCCTTGCTCAGCCTGGGAGGTATGGGGTTTTTGTTTGGGGCGGTTTTGGCGTTTGCATCCAAGAGGTTTGCTGTTGAGAAGGACCCCAGGGCCGAGGCTATCCGTGAGGTGCTGCCAGGCGCAAACTGCGGCGCATGCGGCTATCCAGGGTGTGATGGTTTTGCAGAGGCTGTGGCCTCGGGTAGAGCCCCAGTGGATGGCTGTACCGTAGGGGGATCGCCTGTGGCCGTGAGGGTCGGCAGCATAATGGGCGTTGAGGTCAAGCAAAAAGAACGAGTTATTGCTCATGTGCTGTGCCAAGGTGACTGTCACAATGCTGTAAACAAGTACCAATACAAAGGTATACAGGATTGCGTGGCAGCATCCATGCTGGCAGGTGGACCCAAGGGTTGCAGCTACGGTTGCCTTGGGCTTGGAACATGTGTGAAGGTATGTCCTTTCGATGCCATCCACATCTCCGACGGTAGTATTGCTGTGGTGGACCGGGACAAGTGTACAGGGTGTGGCAAGTGCGTAGAAGCCTGCCCTAAGAATTTAATAGAGCTCATACCTGAGTCCAATCTGGTACAGGTGCTGTGTATATCAAAGGACCCGGGCAAACAGGTGCGTGAAAACTGTAAAGTGGGATGTATAGGGTGCCGGCTATGCCTCAAGGCTTGTCAATTTGAGGCCATAGACTTTGTTGACAATCTTGCCAGGATAAGGTATGATAAGTGTGTAAACTGTATGGTATGTGCTGAGAAATGTCCAACCGGTGCCATATATGCTCACTTTGCCAAGCGCAAGGTGGCCTTTATCCACGAGAACAAGTGCATAGGCTGTACCGCCTGTAAGAAGGTATGCAAGTTTGAAGCCATAGAGGGTGAGCCCGAGCAAAAGCACAGGGTGTTGCCTGACAGGTGTACGGGATGTGGCCAGTGTGTTGAACGGTGTCCGGTGAATGCCATTTCATTAAATGTCCGAGAGCATTAAAATTTTTGCATGCGGAAGAAGAGCACTTTCTTCTTCCGCTATGGATTAATAAAAAGCCGGGAAGAGAAAGTAAAGTGCTATCTTCAAGGCGAAGTTTTAATTTGCCCAATAAGGTAAGCGGTTAACCAGACCGGTTTCAAATAGGCCACTATCTTTGGTAATTAGGGCAATTGGATAGTGGCGAAAAAAATACATTAAATTTATTAAGAAATTGGGGTGAAGGTGATGAAGCTTAGCTTGGCCGATTTGAAAAACAGGCTGAAATGGGAGGAAAAAGGCTATAAGCTGCCGGAGTTTGACATCGAAAGGGTAAGGGAGAAGACCAGGAAAGAACCCATATGGATTCATTTTGGGGCCGGTAACATATTCAGAGCTTTTCCGGCTGTACTCCAGCAGACCCTTCTGGAAGGGGGATACAGTGACAGAGGTATCATAGTCTGCGAGTCTTACGATGAGGAAATCATAGAAAAGGCCTATGCGCCATTTGACAACCTCAGCGTAGTCGTTACTTTGAGGGCTGACGGCAGCGTGGATAAGAGGGTTGTAGCCAGCGTAGCCGAAGCCATACCTGCCAGAGGCAATATGGACAGGCTGGTAGAGATATTTACTTCTCCGTCGCTGCAGATGGTCAGTTTTACCATAACCGAGAAGGGATATTCGCTTAAGAATGCCAGGGGTGAATACTATCCCGAGGTAGTTGACGACCTCAACTCCCTGTCGGATCAGCCAAAAACTTTGATGGCCATGGTCGCATTACTGTGCTATAAGAGGTATCAAGCCGGCAGATTGCCCATAGCGCTGGTGAGCATGGATAACTGTTCCCACAACGGTACTAGGTTGTATGAAGCCGTGAAGGCTTTTGTCGATGCCTGGGTAGAAAAAGGTTTTGTTGACAAAGGGTTTAGGGACTATATAGAGGACCCCAATTTCGTATCTTTTCCTTGGAGCATGATAGACAAGATAACGCCGCGTCCGTCTGAGCAGGTAAAGGCCTTGCTGGAGGCTGATGGCCTTGAAGGGGCCGACATAGTGTGCACCAGAAAGAATACCTATATTTCCTCCTTTGTGAACGCCGAGGAAGCGCAATATCTGGTGATTGAGGATGTATTTCCAAACTCAAGGCCGCCTCTGGAAAAAGCCGGTGTGATATTCACTGACAGGGAGACGGTGGACAAGGTTGAGAAGATGAAGGTGTGTACCTGCTTGAATCCCCTTCACACCGTCCTGGCAATTTACGGATGTTTGCTGGGCTACAAGTCCATAGCCGATGAAATGAAGGATAAACACTTAAAGGCTTTTATAGAGAAAGTAGGGTATGAAGAGGGGCTACCTGTGGTGGTGGATCCAGGCATAATCGATCCTCAAGAGTTTATCAAGGAGGTCATCGAGAAGCGCTTTCCTAATCCATTTGTACCCGATACGCCTCAAAGGATTGCTACCGACACCTCACAGAAGATACCGGTGCGTTTTGGTGAGACCCTGAAGGCTTATATCAGGACGGAGAAAAGGGATATATCTACATTGACCTATATACCGCTCTTCTTTGCGGGCTGGCTCAGGTATCTCATGGGGATAGACGATGAGGGCAATCCCTTTACGCCCAGCCCAGACCCCATGCTGGAGCCCCTGCAGTCTTACGTGAAAGATATAAAGCTGGGAGATACCGGACCCTTTACTGAAACATTAAAACCCATATTATCCAACGAAAACATATTTGGCGTTAACCTGTATGAATATGGGTTGGCTTCTAAGGTTGAGGCCATGTTTGCAGAGCTGGTCGCTGGCAAGGGTGCAGTGAGGAAAACGCTGGAGAAATATATAAATATGTGATACGGCTTGTAGGGTTGGGTATGGCTTGTAAGATTGTTGGATAGAAGCAGAGTGGTGAGTAAAGAAAGGTTGCTGGACTTTAGAAACGTTTGGTGGGTAGAGATTGACTGTTGCCTTTGTCCCAATGCCTTGGGTGTTTTTGCTACCTACCAAGTGAATTAATGGTTGATAATAGTTGATGTGGTGATGGATTTGGTTCGATTAAGGCAGGTACATGTTATAGGAGAAGAGTACTGCGCAGGTATGGATACTCGCATGGACTGTTTTACAGACGGCAGAGTAGATACCGGTGCAAAGGCTGGTTCAAATACTGGTTCGTATGCCGCTTCCAATGCCTACTTATGTGCTGATTCAAATGCCGGACCAAATACCGGTTTAAATGCCGCTGTAAACAGCGATTTATATGGCAGTGTCGGACATGATTTACAGCATGTCATTGGCAGGTTTTACTGGTGCGATGTGCTAAAAGCTCTTCCATTGTTGCTTGAACAGTATGAAGGCAAAATACAGGTGGTGTACATGGACCCACCTTTTGTGACCGGCCAGGTGTTTCGATTTCAGCAGCCGGTTGGTGCACAAGGGTGGAGGGGAAACCGCACATACATTATAACCCATACCGCCTACGATGACCTGTGGAAATCGGGCAGGGATGCCTTTTTATCGATGATGAGAGAGGTGCTGTCCTGCGTATACCGCCTTCTTTCTCCTGAGGGGTCATTGTATCTGCACATCGACTACCGTACCAGCGCTTACATGCGCATAATGCTGGATGAGATATTCGGAGAGGAGAATTTCCTAAACGAGATCATATGGCACTATAGGAGCGGTGGCAGGGCTAAAAACCACTTCAGCCGTAAACACGATACCATACTGTTTTACAGAAAATCGCCTCAGTATTATTTCGATATCGAGTCGGTGGGGGTTGCCAGGGGGAAGGATAAGCGCAATCATATGAAACAGCAGGTGGATGAGGATGGGCGAATATTCTGGTCCATAAGGTCAGGAGGCAGGGAGTACCGGTATTACGAGGACAGCAAGATATATCCCAGCGATGTGTGGGACGATATCTCTCACCTCCACCAAAAAGACCCCGAAAGGACGGGGTATGATACGCAAAAGCCCGAGGCGCTGCTTGAGCGGATTATCAAGGCATCGTCCAGGCCGGGGGATCTGGTGGCCGACCTTTTTGCAGGTTCGGGAACCACTTTGGCAGTAGCCCAGAGGCTGGGTAGGCGATGGATAGGGGTGGACAATGGTGTCTTTTCGCTGCATACTTGCAGAAAGCGACTTGTGCACCAACTGAACTGCCTTTATGGTGAAGACGGTTTGAAGGCACAACGGTGGTGTAATAACGGTGAGGGCGCCGAGCATTTGATGGCTCATGTTGGGTCAGTCAGTGTGGGCCAGGATGGTTGCAGTGCCATTGTAAGCGAGAATAAATATGGAGATACCGGTGGAATGTCAGGGGAAGTGTCAAAGAGAGGAGTAAAGGTGCTTTTTCATCACTACCAGCGTTTCGAGAATGTTATGGGATATAGAGTGACCCCAAAAATTGATGTGGAGTGCGTCAGGCTGCACGATCACCATGTTGCTGTGCGGCTTAAAGAATACGCTTTGCCGCAAATCCAGGGGTATGAGTGCTTAAGCGATATGGTAAGGGAGTTGCCTTTAGGGCCTCTCGACCTTGTGGATTGCTGGGCGGTTGGCTACTTGGAGGATGGCGTGTTCAAAGCGGCTAGCTGGTCGATGAGGAGCTTTGATACCCCTTGCCTGAATGATGAGCTGAAGGTTCCTGTGCGCGGCGGCCAAGCTCCTGTGATGCACTTGGTGGATGTGTATGGGCAGCAGTGGTTTTTTAGTATGGAGGGATTGTAGTTATGTACAGGGATTGCAGGTAGCGGCCATTGGCCTATTGTTGCCTGTTGAGGCACGACTTTGTAAATTCACTTAATCGATAAAAATCGGAGTTCAGCGCAGTTGAAAGTGCTGGCTGGAGGTAACGATATTCATGTATCACAAGCTGATGGATATATATTACAGGATGTATAAACATTTTGGGCCCAGACACTGGTGGCCAGCCGATACGCCGTTTGAGGTGGTGGTAGGGGCGATACTCACCCAGAGCGTTGCGTGGCGAAATGTTGAACAGGCCATAAAAAATTTAAAACAGGGTGGGCTCCTGGACCTGGTAGCCATAGCTCAGGCTCAGCTTGATGAGCTGGCCCAGCTTATACGCCCCACCCGGTATTACAATACAAAAGCCAAGAAACTCCAGGCCTTCTGCAGGCATGTGGTGGAGAATTATGATGGGTCGCTGGAGCGCTTTTTTGCCAAGGACTTGTGGCCTTTGAGGGAGGAGCTTTTGGGGATATACGGCATAGGCGAGGAGACAGCCGACAGCATATTGCTTTACGCCGCTGAGAAACCCATATTTGTGGTAGATGCCTATACGAGAAGGATATTTTCCAGGCTGGGTATGGTGGATGCCGATATAAAATACGGCCAACTTCAAAGATTTTTCATGGATCACATTCCGCCTGATGTAATGCTTTACAACGAGTATCATGCGCAGATTGATGCGGTGGGCAACCATTATTGCGCAGCCAAAAAGCCATCATGTGAGGAGTGTCCGTTAAAGGCTTTGTGCGGATTTGTCCCCTCTGTCTAATTTGCTTGTACTGTTTACGCGTTGTTTGCTATTGCTTGTGATAAACTGTTTTTGGTTTTAAAGAAGATACTGCCTTGTTGTTGAGCTTTTCTGATTTTCAATCTTCTTTTGTTTTGGCCACGTAAGGCTCATTGTGTTGTGATTTGGTCTTGCCTTTTTCCTGGAGTTCTGCTCCACGCTTGTGTGTTCCTTCTAAGCCTGTCCAGGCATGAAAGGTTGATATAAACTCTCCGTAAGCGCTTTTATCTTGCAGGATGTCGTTTACCATATCATCTTTTTGGACGCGCCTTTTCTTTGCCAAGGTTATCACCTTCCCTTTTTTGATTATTGTACTGTTAGTCTGTACATATACGCTATTTTTTATTTAAAATTCTTGTTAAGTTTCCCTTTTGCGGACCAGGTAAAAATGTGGTAAAATATCTTCGATGGTGTTTTAAAGGATAAGGGGAGAAAGGGTTATGAGATAAATATGAGCCTGTGGGGGATATTTTTAAGTGCGCTTATAATAGGTTTTTCAGGAGCCATGATGCCGGGCCCTATGATGGGCGTCACTATTGACGGGAGCCTTAAAAAGGGGGCAGTGGCTGGACCAGTAGTGGTGTTGGGGCATGGGGTCCTTGAATTTATACTGGTTATGGTTATGGCATTTGGTTTGAAGGATTTTTTTGCCAACCTCAAGGTGGCGGGACTGATAGGCCTGGTGGGCGGAGCGTTTTTGATGTGGATGGGCTTTAACATGGTAAGGTCGGCTGTGCACAACGCTGTTCCCCTACAGGATGGCGCTAAAGGTTGTTTGAATGTTCAAAATCTGGCACTGGCAGGGGCGGTGGTCAGCATCACCAACCCGTATTTTATAATGTGGTGGGCTACCACTGGTATGGAAATGATACGTCAGGCTTATGTCCTGCGATTTTGGGGAGTGGCCTTCTTCTACGTGGGTCACATACTATCAGACCTCATATGGTACTCTGCCGTTTCTGTGGGGATATCCAGAGGAAAGAAGGTTTTGAGCGACCGTCTGTATCGCTGGATAATCTTTGCGTTGGGACTATTTTTGATTGGATTTTCGTTGTACTTTATGTACAGCGGAGTAGAAATGCTTATATAATTGTGCTTGAACGAGCAATAATAAGCACTGGGGAGGTCGTTGATATGAGTACGTTGATAGAGGATGGGGCAGTGGTATTGTTTCAGGGCGACAGCATTACCGATTGTGGACGAAGCAGGAGTGATGATGGTGACTTGGGAAACGGTTATGCGAGTATGATAGCGGCCTGGTTCAACGCCGTTTATCCCGAAAAAAGGGTGAGGTTTATCAACAGGGGGATAAGTGGTAACCGCGTAAGGGACCTTGTAGAGCGTTGGCAGCGTGACTGCATAGACCTTAATCCTTCCTGGGTGTCCATATTGATAGGCATAAATGACTGCTGGCGCAGGTATGACAGCAATGACCCCACACCAGTAGAAGTGTTCGCAGCGGGATACAGAAGGATCTTGACTGAGGTTTGCGAAAAGTTGCATGCCAAAATTATTATATGCGAGCCTTTTGTTCTGCCTGTGCCGGAAGACCGCAAGATGTGGCGGGAGGACCTGGACCCCAAAATCCACGTTGTACGGGAGCTGGCCAGGGAGTTTGGTGCATTGTACGTCCCCTTGGATGGTATTTTCGCCTCAGCTGCCGCAAAACGCGAACCGGAGTTTTGGGCACCTGATGGGGTTCATCCCTCTCGGGCGGGACATGCGCTCATTGCCCGTGCTTGGCTGCAAACAGTCAAGGCGGAACTTTAGAGGTATCCGAAAGTTTTTAAGCTTTGTGCTGTTTTGTATGTGAGATTGGTTTAAAGCAAAAGTGTTTTCTTAAAGCAAGTTTTGCGATGAATGGTAGAGAGAACGGAATTTGACATTTTAAAAGGAAGGAGGAAGGCGTTTTATCTTCCAACCTGTGCTGTGCAGGATGATGCCATTATGGCTTGTGAGCGTTGGATATGTTTTTTCAACTTGACACGGCTATGGTGGTGATGTGCAGGAAGCACAGGCAGGCACAGGTTGGAGGTTTTGTGCCGCAGTGCTATGGAACACAGGGCTGATATAGGAGTATTCGGTGGTTCGGGATTTTATTCCTTTTTAGAGGATGTGGAGGAAATAACGGTTCCCACTCCTTACGGGGCGCCCAGCGATAAGATTGCCGTGGTTAGGATAGGGGACAAACGTGTAGCCTTTCTTCCACGGCATGGAAAGGACCACAGATATCCGCCACACAAGATCCCTTACAGGGCAAATCTGTATGCTATGAAAGAATTGGGGGTCAAGCAGATCATTGCACCAACTGCATCGGGGAGCTTACAGCCCCACATCAAACCCGGTGATTTCGTGGTGTGCGACCAGTTTGTTGACAGGACATGGGGCAGGGAGGATACGTTTTTTGAAGGGCCAGTGGTGAGGCATGTAAGCGCGGCATACCCTTATTGCCACAGGTTGCGCAAGCTGGCGGTAGAGACCGGTAGGGAACAGGGTATAACCATCCACGATGGGGGTACGGTGGTGGTAATACAGGGGCCAAGGTTTTCTACTAAGGCGGAAAGCCGTTGGTTCAGCAGCATGGGCTGGGAAGTCATAAACATGACCCAGTATCCAGAGGTGATTTTGGCACGGGAACTGGGCATGTGTTATGTAAACATTGCCCTAATTACCGATTATGATGCAGGGCTTGAAGGGCGCGACGATATAGCTCCTGTGACCGAAGAAGAGGTCTTTAGGGTCTTTAAGGAAAATAACGATAAGGTGAGGAACCTCATAATGGCCATGATTGAGAAGATGGACGTAAACGTCGAGTGTGACTGCTGCAAGTGATTTAGTCTTTTAATGAGAAGACCTGTAATGCTCCATCCAGATATTGCCTTGTTGTTATAGCTTGCTCATGAGTGCAATCAGATGAAAAAGTTATTT
It encodes:
- a CDS encoding RnfABCDGE type electron transport complex subunit E, with the protein product MKALKVFFNGVLNENPTFRMVLGMCPTLALTTAAINGIGMGLATTFVLVGSNLVISLLKSFISQKIRIPAFVVVIATFVTVVSMVMQAFLPELNKSLGIYIPLIVVNCIILARAEAFASKNSVLLSIMDGLGIGIGFTLALLLLGSIREIVGAGTWFGVPLFSDSFSPAVIMILPPGGFITLGLVLGLLNKLTGRAE
- a CDS encoding RnfABCDGE type electron transport complex subunit G, producing MSEGVKMSIKLFIITAVAALALSVTYAVTEEPIRLQNEQASMEARKAVLPDAQEFLPVDISEYKDEYPDVIEVYQGKSGDDVVGYIFRVVSKGYGGNVELFVGIDGKENRIESVSIISHKETPGLGAKATESDFLSQYTGKSADSSLVVVRGRATQDTQVEAITGATITSKAVTQGVNSALEFYGRVLKDGGAER
- the rsxC gene encoding electron transport complex subunit RsxC; the protein is MGLKVLGFRGGVHPFHRKESTQDKAVERMQAPRLVYIPLQQHIGAPCEPLVKPGDRVKLGQKIGQPKGFVGAPIHASVSGVVKDIKQMPHPTMGQGIAIVLENDGKDELDESIVPRDIEALDVDELKGLIFEAGIVGMGGAAFPTHVKLSPPKDKKIDVVILNGAECEPYLTADHRLMLENPQDVVDGLKAIMKVLGVERGYIAIEDNKPDAIRTIAEATASMPGVEVVRLRTKYPQGAEKQLIYAVTGRQVPSGGLPMDVGVVVNNVGTAAAIARAIKTGIPLIERIVTVTGGGVAQPKNLSVRIGTLFKDVIDACGGLVGQPAKVVSGGPMMGIAQYTLEVPVIKGTSGILVLTKQEAETPDPGPCIRCGKCVDACPMRLMPLFISVYSLKGDYDNSEKLHAMDCIECGCCSYICPAKRPLVQSIRTAKRVITERKRRAAGAK
- a CDS encoding RnfABCDGE type electron transport complex subunit D, yielding MDSLIVSSSPHVYSKDTTVRIMRDVVLALLPAAAVAVYFFGVRAALIMAISVLSAVITEAVVQKLMKKPITVNDWSAAVTGLMLAFNLPPTVPLWLPVVGSIVAIALVKQAFGGLGHNFMNPALAARAILLAAWPVYMTTWAEPIHGIVNSAADAVSSATPLAILKGLEGTEAQLPPLWAIILGSTKGCLGETSDLALLLGAAYLLWRRVINWRIPFSFIGTVALLTWVLGPRGLFTGNAIYHIFSGGLILGAFFMATDYSSSPVTPKGQIIMGIGCGVITTIIRLYGGYPEGVTYSILLMNVATPLIDRFTMPRIYGEVRADV
- the rnfB gene encoding RnfABCDGE type electron transport complex subunit B, which encodes MEKILLSLLSLGGMGFLFGAVLAFASKRFAVEKDPRAEAIREVLPGANCGACGYPGCDGFAEAVASGRAPVDGCTVGGSPVAVRVGSIMGVEVKQKERVIAHVLCQGDCHNAVNKYQYKGIQDCVAASMLAGGPKGCSYGCLGLGTCVKVCPFDAIHISDGSIAVVDRDKCTGCGKCVEACPKNLIELIPESNLVQVLCISKDPGKQVRENCKVGCIGCRLCLKACQFEAIDFVDNLARIRYDKCVNCMVCAEKCPTGAIYAHFAKRKVAFIHENKCIGCTACKKVCKFEAIEGEPEQKHRVLPDRCTGCGQCVERCPVNAISLNVREH
- a CDS encoding mannitol dehydrogenase family protein yields the protein MKLSLADLKNRLKWEEKGYKLPEFDIERVREKTRKEPIWIHFGAGNIFRAFPAVLQQTLLEGGYSDRGIIVCESYDEEIIEKAYAPFDNLSVVVTLRADGSVDKRVVASVAEAIPARGNMDRLVEIFTSPSLQMVSFTITEKGYSLKNARGEYYPEVVDDLNSLSDQPKTLMAMVALLCYKRYQAGRLPIALVSMDNCSHNGTRLYEAVKAFVDAWVEKGFVDKGFRDYIEDPNFVSFPWSMIDKITPRPSEQVKALLEADGLEGADIVCTRKNTYISSFVNAEEAQYLVIEDVFPNSRPPLEKAGVIFTDRETVDKVEKMKVCTCLNPLHTVLAIYGCLLGYKSIADEMKDKHLKAFIEKVGYEEGLPVVVDPGIIDPQEFIKEVIEKRFPNPFVPDTPQRIATDTSQKIPVRFGETLKAYIRTEKRDISTLTYIPLFFAGWLRYLMGIDDEGNPFTPSPDPMLEPLQSYVKDIKLGDTGPFTETLKPILSNENIFGVNLYEYGLASKVEAMFAELVAGKGAVRKTLEKYINM
- the rsxA gene encoding electron transport complex subunit RsxA, encoding MEYVGRIFVILISSILINNFVMSRFLGICPFLGVSKRVETAIGMGAAVTFVMAMTSLITYIVQYAILEPLGLKYLQTIIFILVIASLVQFVEMVVQKASPTLYQALGVYLPLITTNCAVLGVAIINIDEKYDLIQALFNGVGAALGFTLAIVLFAGIRERLELSDIPKPLKGFPIALITAGLMSVAFLGFQGLIK